In a single window of the Centropristis striata isolate RG_2023a ecotype Rhode Island chromosome 18, C.striata_1.0, whole genome shotgun sequence genome:
- the LOC131990853 gene encoding syntaxin-11-like: MRDRLSNLQEMSKNGHVEQMEYAESTVSETFSNVDLEEELSHEAVVFDNSPALEGVFTQSQDIHREVQLIRLEVKRLREQNSRMLQGVTTMSTIKRDSNAIGADIKSRAEGVLARLQDMEGTAHKLEEEHGANSAVTRIARTQYASLSNTFRDAMFDYNEAEMSHRGNCKAQIQRQMEIVGREVTGEEVEEMIEKGQWNIFNDNIMAEGKTARSALSQIEKRHQELIDLETRIQGIHEIFLDIAMLVEEQGPMLNEIQTNVQKTDEGIQEALVKLGRAKRHHGNNPFKKMFCSCFPCVD, translated from the coding sequence ATGAGGGACAGACTGAGCAACCTGCaggaaatgtccaaaaatggacACGTGGAGCAGATGGAGTACGCAGAGTCCACTGTCTCCGAAACCTTCAGCAACGTGGACCTGGAGGAGGAGTTGTCCCATGAGGCGGTGGTGTTTGACAACAGCCCTGCTCTGGAGGGAGTCTTCACCCAGTCGCAGGACATCCACAGAGAGGTCCAGCTCATCCGCCTGGAGGTCAAAAGGCTTCGAGAGCAGAACTCTCGCATGCTCCAGGGCGTCACCACCATGAGCACCATCAAAAGGGACTCCAACGCTATAGGGGCTGATATAAAGTCTCGGGCTGAGGGTGTGCTGGCACGCCTGCAGGACATGGAGGGCACGGCCCACAAGCTAGAAGAAGAACATGGCGCCAATTCTGCAGTCACGCGCATAGCCAGAACGCAGTACGCTTCCCTCAGCAACACTTTCCGCGACGCCATGTTTGACTATAACGAGGCCGAGATGAGCCATCGGGGGAACTGTAAAGCTCAGATCCAGAGGCAGATGGAGATAGTGGGACGGGAGGTGAcgggggaggaggtggaggagatgaTCGAGAAAGGCCAGTGGAACATCTTTAACGACAACATCATGGCCGAAGGCAAAACGGCTCGGTCGGCTCTGTCGCAGATCGAGAAACGCCACCAGGAGCTGATCGACCTGGAGACCCGGATCCAAGGCATCCATGAGATCTTCCTGGACATTGCCATGCTGGTGGAGGAGCAGGGCCCCATGCTCAACGAAATCCAAACCAACGTGCAGAAAACAGACGAGGGCATACAGGAAGCCCTGGTCAAACTGGGCAGAGCCAAGCGTCACCACGGCAACAACCCCTTTAAAAAGATGTTCTGCAGCTGTTTCCCATGTGTTGACTAA